In the genome of Diabrotica undecimpunctata isolate CICGRU chromosome 2, icDiaUnde3, whole genome shotgun sequence, the window GGGTAATCACGAACAGATGTTCGCGATTACCCGCCAAGTGTTCGCGTTTACTCTTTTAATAATTTGGCTTAGATTCTTTACATTTTTGCTTTACTTTTGCTAATTTAACAATTTGTATCTTTTTCAGATGCCTTTTAAACGGAAACGAAGTACCAACAAATTTTCATGGACTGATGATCAAATGCAAGCTGCTCTAAAGGCAATTGAAGAAAGACGTTATGGCCTAACGGAAGCTGCACGCCAATTTAATATACCTGTTACAACATTACAAAACAGAGTCTCTAGAGGCTTTTACAAAGGCAGGCTGGGTGCAAACACACTCTTTTCAAATGAACAGGAAGAAGAAATGAGTCGTCATTTACTAAcgttatctaaaatattttatggatTAACCCCAATTCAGTTGCGAAAAGAGGCCTTCGCCTATGCagaaaaattaaacttaaaacataGTTTCAACAGAGAAAAACAAGAAGCCAGTAAAGACTGGTTATATGGATTCATGTCAAGGCATCCTGAGTTAGGTTTCCGTAAACCTGAAGCAACAAGTCTTAATCGCATTCAAGGTTTCAATAAGGATCAAGTCTCAAGGTTTTATGATAATTTGGGTAAGCTGTACGATGAATACAAGTTTCCACCTACTCGAATATTTAATGTCGATGAGACTGGCATTACAAACGTAAATAGGCCTAATCGGATCATTGGACCTAGAGGCCAAAAACAAGTTGGAGCCGTTACAAGTGTAGAAAGGGGCAAGAACGTGACGGTATGCTGTTGTATGAGTGCCAGCGGATCTTTTACACCTCCAATGACTATTCATTTATCCAAGACTGAGAAGAAATCCTGCTTTAGAAAAGGATGGGCCTCTAGGTTCTTTGTACTCCTGTTCAAAAAGCGGTTGGATGAACTAAGAAGTGTTCCTGTTTTGGATTCAACATTTTGCGAAAACCAATAAACCTACAAGAGATGATCCCATTTTACTGGTGCTGGACAATCACTCCAGTCATTGCTCTATTgcaatttataatttttgcaaagaaaatggtATCATTACGCTGTCAATACCTCCACATACCTCGCATCGTCTGCAACCACTAGACGTTAGCTTTTCTCATCATTGAAGCGAGCATATGCCGTTGAATGTGATTCGTTTTTAAAATCTCAACCCTATGAGAAAATTTAAATGTGCCATATAAGCACTTTATTCTCAAAGGCGTATACTAGAGTTGCAAGCATAGACAAAGCTGCAAACGATTTTGAGAAGACCGGAATTTTTCCATTCAACCGAAACACATGAAGAAGACTTTTACAGTTCAAACGATAATCAAACTCAGCAAAATAAtagccaagaaggtctttcacaaACTATTCAAGAAGATTTACTGGAACCCCAACCAGGCCATTCCAAAGAAAACCAGATATGTGAAAATACCGAAAATGTTTCATTCAGCGATATCTTGCCTTTAccgaaagaaaaacaaaagatatctgtTCCGAAGAAGGGtggaagaaaaaaacaaagatccGAAATATTAACCTCAACGCCTTTAAAATTAGAACTCGAACAAAAGGAGCTTAGaaggaaacaaaaaatggaaaaagaaattgaaaaacaaaaatttttacaaaagaaaaataaaactgcaAAGACAAAAGTACTACAATCTTCAAGCGAAGAGGAAGATTCGACATCATATAAAGATGATGAATCTGATGACAATGACGATATTAATACCGACGATTGTAATGAAGGAGAATCTTGTTTAATTTGTGGTGAGTTCGGGAAAAGCGAACTTTGGTTCCGTTGCATTATATGTGGTGGATGGGTGCATAAATTATGCAGCGGCTCGGACACACCGGACAACTATAAATGTGATTTTTGTTAATAGGTAATACTGTTCGCCATTAACCTTCTCATGTTTATTATTACCCGACATTTCGGGTAACAGCGAACATTTcgtgaaaatttttaattgagtttttttattattaaaatttttatttttgattatccaataacaaaaattaatagctgtATTACTGTTAGCCACTCTGTAGTGGTTTCCgagttttcaacatttttatatttcaaataaataattattttcctTAAGTGTTCGTAATTACCCGTCGTTCCCCTAATAATTTATTTGCGCTTGCATAAGAAGTTAATTCAACCTTTATTTTATTAGCTCCTATTACCGATATGTTAACTATATCATGTTTAATTTCTGGTATCGCATTAATTATTAGTCTAGCCGTAGCTATTTTATGTAAATTGCCTATTTTACCTGTTTTACTttgaatataaacaaaaaatggcCCATTATCTTTTGAAGAATATTGATTTATTGTGTTAATGACCGTGTTTACGTTTAAATTTTTTCCGGAAACAATTTCAGAAACATGATCAGTACTTATCTGTGAAATAGGGTTGATATTTTGAAATCCTCTAAATTCCTCCACTGGAGAAGGTGGAAGATCCGGATGGGACACATCCATATCACCTTCCAACTCATCTTTTTCGGGGGGTTTTCTACCCCCGCTACTAACACTCATGATCTTTAAACCacttaaattttactttttttttaaatcgatatgtgtaatttttatatgaatacactagttttttttaattacaaggTGATAACACCGATTTCGTTAATTAGATTTTAAGTATCGCACGTCTATTCGCTTTGACGAACCGAATCCAACcccattttttatctttattactatattaatcttaaataattcaataatgttacctaaagtcaaaattaaaatttaactgattataaataaattgttggaagtgcattctcatgatctttctagttctttacacatcacaaaaaaaaccttaatgtttttttacataagtttttataataacttttttatatacatgtatgattatcacatgttcttttgctgtgctaattttgttaatttgtaaactatacctagtttcaattaattgttttatacaactttaactctaaatgtccagtttcgtaagctttttcatatctttaacatcattgactgctacatgcctttgtaaggtaacacacatttttaatttctctatggatgtttggtttcatattgttctttttagatgaactgatgatgctttctgagcagaaagcgaaacgtcttcaacgaatagatgaagtagccaccttctttgtcttttatttctccactttgaccgaaaaacccaccactctccTGTTATGTATTATAATACTCAGACTGGTTACAACTTAACGTTTATTCCAATACAATAACTAAACATGGACATTCTCTAAAATCGACCTAAACTAAGGACTACTAAGAACTGTCACAACTACTTGGCCCTGTCTCTAGTTCCGTTCACGGTTACTAGTGACAGGGTGCTTACACATATATAATATTTCTCCCCCTTTTAACTACAACTTACAATAGATTTACTTAGTCTAAAAACCTAGCCCGTTTTCTCTTTACTCGCTCTGATCTACGTACAATATTTAATTGCGGTGTTTCCGCAATGTTATCCTTATTCACGTCACTATCTTTTATTTCCTCATATTCCTTAGATAACGTTGGTGTATTAATTGCACTATTGTCCGTATCATACGACTCACTAACGTCAGGAGCACTAAACTCGCGAATTACACCAGGTTCCTTCATAGATAACTTGTCACTGTTTATCGAACTATCTATTTCAGGAATTGCACAAACATCAGAGGTAGAGTCATTCCCCCCTTATAAATTTTCCTCATATGATCTACATGTACAAAACGAACATGATCATTTACCATCAAAATATAAGTAACAGGACTGACTCTTACCTTAACAATGCCTTTGGACCATTTATCCTTTTCCCCTCttacatttttaacaaaaatctcTTCCCCAATCTCAAATTCTTTAAATTTCAAAGGATCACTACCATTTCTAGTCAACCGTATAGTTTGTTCATCTTcaattttcttatttaaatttggttttaaaaGTGAAAATTTAGTTTTAGGTTTTTGTCGCAACATGATTTCTGCTGGAGACATTTGTGTGGTGCTATGTGGAATatttctacaataaaataaaaaattgtctagTTTTTCTTGATTGGACAGAACATTAGACTTATCATCGTAAATttgttttacaaaattatttttaaaagtttggaTGCAGCGTTCTACTGTACCATTCCAGGCTGGGTGTAAAGGTGGAGATTTTGATACTTTAATTCCATTATTCAcacaaaatattacaaattctttcGAATTAAATGGCGGACCATTATCTGTATGAATTTCATCAGGCAATCCAAAAACCGCAAATGATTTTCTCAGACATGATATAACATTAGATGCATTAGTGGATTTAAGTATCCATGCATCAATCCATTTACTATGCGAAtctattaaaataagaaaatttttatcatttttcttaGCCAGATCTATATGAAGTCGCTGCCATTTTTTCCAGCACCAGGACCATGATGTCAAGGGAGCATTGGGTACATAATTAACATTTACTTGACAACATTCAcattcttttacaattttttcaATATCCCTATT includes:
- the LOC140433795 gene encoding uncharacterized protein; amino-acid sequence: MSNITLSYADSISTKIAMPFKRKRSTNKFSWTDDQMQAALKAIEERRYGLTEAARQFNIPVTTLQNRVSRGFYKGRLGANTLFSNEQEEEMSRHLLTLSKIFYGLTPIQLRKEAFAYAEKLNLKHSFNREKQEASKDWLYGFMSRHPELGFRKPEATSLNRIQGFNKDQVSRFYDNLGKLYDEYKFPPTRIFNVDETGITNVNRPNRIIGPRGQKQVGAVTSVERGKNVTVCCCMSASGSFTPPMTIHLSKTEKKSCFRKGWASRFFVLLFKKRLDELRSVPVLDSTFCENQ